ATAAATTTTCATTTATTTCAAAAAATAAATGCTTTTAATTGTTTACGAGAGGTTGTCGCTAATTGATTTTTTGTATTTCTTTTTTACTACACAGCTTACATGATTCAGCAATAAAAAAATTCTCAAAAGTTGATTAAACCTTTGAGAATTTTTTCGTATTAATTTAAATGGATATCGGTGAGATAGCTAGGGAAGATATATATTCCATCAATTAAATCTATATCGTAGTGTTTTTGCCTAAATTTTGAATGATATACGTATTCCATTAGTATAATTTCTTCGTCAGTTACTTCACATAGTACACCAGAGATTGATAATCCATTTTTAAAAGCAACACCTATCGGCTGGCCAACCAAGGACTTTATTCGATCATTCATGATATTAGCCCCCTTATATTCTAGAGTATGACTATGAACACAAAAGAGCTGTGCGATTGCCTTTCTACTTATTATATAAAAATTATATAAAAAAACTCCGTTCACTTTTCGAACGGAGTAATGTAATCATCTTTTTCTATTCCCTCTCATTAACTTTTCAAATCGTTCCATCATTGGATCTTTTCTCGGAGTGAAATGAAATGGATTCTTCTCCATCCCAAACTCCTCATTTTGGTTTGCTTTAGTAAAAACGCTTAACTTGTCTCCAGCAGTTGCTGTTGGATCATTTATAATGCTTTCTTCTTTACCATCAAAATGAGGGGTTGCCTCTACATGTTGGTTGTCTGTATCTCTTGGCATATTTTCATCTCCTTTGATTTTTAATATGACAAAGGCAGATAAGAATTATGCATAATTTTTTTATAAATGTTACTTTTTCTATCATAATGCAAATTTTATCCAGAAATGAATGATGAAGTTTTAAATTTATAAAATTCTTAACAAAGTCCAAACTAAATTTAGTTTTTTATAATAAATGCTTTGACATGAGAAAAAAAATACGTTAAATTACGTAAGGGCGAACAATAATAGCCTAATTTTTAAAAAATATTCGTTTTTTGAGGTGTATATGATGGATAATGTATTTGATTACGAAGATATTCAACTAATTCCTAATAAATGTATCGTAAATAGCCGTTCTGAATGTGATACTTCTGTAATGTTTGGTGGATTTAAATTTAAACTTCCTGTTGTGCCAGCAAATATGCAAACAATTATTGATGAAAAAATTGCTGTTATGTTAGCTGAAAATGGTTACTTCTATATTATGCACCGTTTCAATCCAGAGACTCGCGCAGATTTTATTAAGGATATGCATGCACGTAAGTTAATCGCTTCTATTAGTGTAGGAGTTAAAGAAGAAGAATATAAATTTATAGAACAATTAGCAATCGAAGATTTAGTTCCTGAATTTATTACGATTGATATCGCACATGGTCATTCTAATGCTGTGATAAACATGATTAAACATATTAAAAATCATTTACCACAAAGCTTTGTTATCGCAGGTAATGTCGGTACTCCAGAAGCTGTAAGAGAATTAGAAAACGCTGGTGCCGATGCAACAAAGGTTGGTATCGGACCTGGTAAAGTTTGTATTACAAAAATCAAAACAGGTTTTGGAACTGGTGGTTGGCAATTAGCAGCACTTCGTTGGTGTGCAAAAGCTGCAACGAAACCTATTATTGCAGACGGTGGAATTCGTACTCACGGTGACATCGCTAAATCCGTTCGTTTTGGTGCATCTATGGTAATGATTGGTTCTTTATTTGCTGGACATGAAGAATCACCAGGCCAAACGATTACAAAAGATGGAAAAATGTTCAAAGAATACTTTGGATCTGCATCTGAATTCCAAAAAGGTGAAAAGAAAAACGTTGAAGGTAAAAAAATGTACGTGGAGCATAAAGGATCTTTAAAAGATACTTTAGTAGAAATGGAACAGGATTTGCAATCATCAATCTCTTATGCCGGTGGGAATAAATTAGAAGCTATCCGCACTGTAGATTATGTTGTCGTAAAAAATTCTATCTTCAATGGTGATAAAGTATACTAAACCGACTTTTACTAACTAATCATTAATGCAAATAAAAGAAACGAATAGATTTATTTATATAAATCTACTCGTTTCTTTTCATTTCTTCATAAAATGAACATCTATTTATAAGTAATGTCCTCATGTTTATAACACCTATGCTTTTCTAAATCTACGTAAGAACGATTGAAGACGTTCGTTGTTAGAATGACCTAACACTTCTGAAGCTGTCCCCTGTTCTGCTATAACCCCTTGATCTAAAAATAGTACTCTATCTGCCACATTTAAAGCAAAGTCCATCTCGTGTGTGACAAGTACCATTGCCATATCCTCATTGCGGGCAATATCACGAATTACTTCTAAAACTTCTCCAACTAGTTCTGGGTCTAATGCGGAAGTAACTTCATCAAACAACATGATTTTAGGTCGCATAACTAGTGCCCTCGCCATTGCAACTCTCTGCTTTTGACCACCTGATAACTGAGAAGGATAATTATTTAGTTTATCCCCTAATCCTACTCTTTCAAGCATCTGGATAGATCTTTCTCGTACTTCCTCCTGCTTTTCATTTTTCACATGAATTGGTGCTGCCATACAATTATCTAAAATTGTCATGTGGGGAAATAAATTAAAATGCTGAAATACCATTCCAATATCCCCCCGAACCTCCCTTAAATGTTGTTCATTTGCTCGGACGAGTTCACCTTTCTTTTCCATCTTCCATAGGTTTTTATCTCCAACAAATATATCGCCAGAAGTAGGCTCTTC
Above is a genomic segment from Lysinibacillus sp. PLM2 containing:
- the guaC gene encoding GMP reductase — translated: MDNVFDYEDIQLIPNKCIVNSRSECDTSVMFGGFKFKLPVVPANMQTIIDEKIAVMLAENGYFYIMHRFNPETRADFIKDMHARKLIASISVGVKEEEYKFIEQLAIEDLVPEFITIDIAHGHSNAVINMIKHIKNHLPQSFVIAGNVGTPEAVRELENAGADATKVGIGPGKVCITKIKTGFGTGGWQLAALRWCAKAATKPIIADGGIRTHGDIAKSVRFGASMVMIGSLFAGHEESPGQTITKDGKMFKEYFGSASEFQKGEKKNVEGKKMYVEHKGSLKDTLVEMEQDLQSSISYAGGNKLEAIRTVDYVVVKNSIFNGDKVY
- a CDS encoding ectoine/hydroxyectoine ABC transporter ATP-binding protein EhuA; its protein translation is MAETLTLKTKEEKKNSDAIVKYRDVTKSFGDVHVLKGINLDIHSGEKIAVIGPSGSGKTTIIRMLMTLEEPTSGDIFVGDKNLWKMEKKGELVRANEQHLREVRGDIGMVFQHFNLFPHMTILDNCMAAPIHVKNEKQEEVRERSIQMLERVGLGDKLNNYPSQLSGGQKQRVAMARALVMRPKIMLFDEVTSALDPELVGEVLEVIRDIARNEDMAMVLVTHEMDFALNVADRVLFLDQGVIAEQGTASEVLGHSNNERLQSFLRRFRKA